In one Grus americana isolate bGruAme1 chromosome 1, bGruAme1.mat, whole genome shotgun sequence genomic region, the following are encoded:
- the LOC129201699 gene encoding ankyrin repeat domain-containing protein 20B-like, whose amino-acid sequence MHRLIGLLRSVRERSTSGSASAPGAAGASELREKGQGALHSAAASGDLAELQRRWWWWQRLRINRRDAKKQTPLHLACANGHADVVRFLAGKKCQLNPRDSLKKSPLMKAVDHQHKDCVTILLEHGAKPNLKGAGGNTALHMAAVIPSKPLVELLLEHNAHIDAQNELGYTPLTLAITERCEEMVEFLLQKGADVHARDKHERTPLMIAVLAGNMNTIKSLLRHGADLSHQDCIGKQATHYARELTLYTNIAEQLEEYIRCEMTGECSAGGTEGPAVLDSFCAGTAAHCPLGGPAMTRAGVLPAAAEQQEEEVHTPSDSKTDSEAPNKAVVLLTSFVGVCPAVGAEDEEDDDSWFDSEISSLESEKLQLKQDASAQVDCQSDRQRWVRQLQEELANALRKNSLAEASLAAKKRYSRDLQEQRLQLQKELDRSTAKLQELRERHIRTECYVWFLKKAIKNKKRELTTSRNLQGLLAASSATAAIPELEERMQRLQVGKARLEATAQQQAKTIEALQKDLQASATVRQSEPSLFMSYRAQFHS is encoded by the exons ATGCACAGGCTCATCGGGCTCCTCAGGAGCGTGCGGGAGCGCTCGACGTCCGGCAGCGCTTCCGCGCCCGGCGCCGCCGGGGCCTCCGAGCTCCGGGAGAAGGGCCAGGGCGCGCTGCACAGCGCGGCCGCCAGCGGTGACCTGGCCGAACTGCAGCGgcgctggtggtggtggcagagaCTCCGCATCAACAGGCGGGACGCGAAGAAGCA GACGCCTCTGCATCTTGCTTGCGCGAATGGCCATGCAGACGTTGTGCGATTTCTAGCAGGAAAGAAGTGCCAGCTAAACCCTCGTGACAGCTTGAAGAAATCGCCGCTGATGAAG GCAGTAGACCACCAGCACAAAGACTGTGTGACTATTCTGCTGGAGCACGGTGCCAAACCCAACCTCAAAGGTGCTGGCGGCAACACTGCCCTTCACATGGCTGCTGTCATTCCTAGCAAACCTCTAGTGGAGCTGTTACTTGAGCACAATGCCCATATCGATGCTCAGAATGAG ttgGGGTACACTCCGCTTACTCTTGCGATCACCGAGCGCTGTGAAGAGATGGTTGAGTTCCTTCTCCAAAAAGGAGCTGACGTGCATGCTCGAGATAAGCATGAAAG GACCCCTCTTATGATTGCTGTTCTTGCTGGGAATATGAATACAATAAAAAGCCTTCTTCGACATGGTGCTGATCTTTCTCATCAAGACTGTATTGGCAAGCAAGCTACGCACTATGCCAGAGAGTTAACGCTTTACACCAA TATTGCTGAGCAACTGGAGGAATACATCAGGTGTGAAATGACAGGAGAATGTTCTGCGGGAGGCACAGAAGGCCCAGCAGTACTGGACAGCTTTTGCGCTGGGACAGCTGCTCATTGTCCCTTGGGGGGACCTGCAATGACCAGAGCAG GTGtcttgccagcagcagcagaacagcaagaggaagaagTTCACACTCCTTCTGATTCTAAG ACGGATTCCGAAGCTCCAAACAAAGC cgtcgtgcttcttacctcctttgtaGGTGTCTGCCCAGCAGTAGGAGCAGAAGACGAGGAGGATGATGACTCCTGGTTTGATTCTGAG ATTTCTTCACTGGAGAGTGAAAAGCTTCAGCTAAAGCAGGATGCTTCAGCTCAAGTGGATTGTCAAAGCGATAGACAG AGATGGgtcaggcagctgcaggaggagctcGCCAACGCTCTCAGAAAGAACTCCCTGGCAGAAGCGTCACTGGCAGCTAAGAAGCGCTACAGCAGGGACCTGCAGGAACAGCGGCTGCAGTTGCAGAAGGAACTGGACAGGTCTACAGCTAAG CTGCAGGAACTGAGAGAACGGCATATCCGGACTGAGTGTTATGTCTGGTTCCTGAAGAAGGCCATAAAGAATAAGAAGAGGGAACTAACCACCTCCAGGAACCTGCAGGGCCTTCTGGCCGCCTCTTCCGCAACTGCGGCTatcccagagctggaagaaCGCATGCAAAG GCTCCAAGTTGGAAAGGCCAGGCTGgaagccacagcccagcaacaAGCCAAGACCATCGAAGCCCTTCAGAAAGATCTGCAAGCCTCTGCCACAGTAAGGCAGTCAGAGCCTTCCCTTTTCATGAGCTACAGAGCCCAGTTCCACTCTTAA
- the CYREN gene encoding cell cycle regulator of non-homologous end joining — protein sequence MLPRGTWRRRLLPAWMGAAAGDERAAVAPPAKAGRRRRQATAGPRAAAVVVVYCMNEAELVDVALAVLAENLQRKKGEEKAQSTSEEELELQPTPNEAPGSTASTGGGSDRSPALPSPPDTDADAERTGWEDSEDDILKYVREIFFS from the exons ATGCTTCCGCGCGGGacatggcggcggcggctgctccCGGCCTGGatgggggcggcggcgggggacgAGCGAGCGGCCGTGGCGCCCCCCGCCAAGGCCGGGCGGCGGAGGAGGCAGGCGACGGCAGGGCCCAG GGCGgcggcggtggtggtggtgtacTGCATGAATGAGGCGGAGCTGGTGGACGTGGCCCTGGCGGTGCTAGCCGAG AATCTGCAGCGCAAGAAAGGCGAGGAGAAGGCCCAGTCCACGAGCgaagaggagctggagctcCAGCCAACACCAAACGAAGCTCCTGGAAGCACAGCCAGCACCGGGGGAGGCAGTGACCGCAGCCCGGCTCTGCCATCCCCTCCTGACACTGATGCCGACGCAGAgaggacaggctgggaggaCTCTGAGGACGACATTCTGAAATACGTCAGGGAGATCTTTTTCAGCTAA
- the TMEM140 gene encoding transmembrane protein 140 isoform X2, whose amino-acid sequence MAITGIPTAGFPMVSRKHAGIRMGLLQQRCTGHLLCALIFLEAAGVLALMFYALLWEAGNLVDLPDKRIGFYNFCLWNETAGELQCLKYKHLQVIGISLPGMALARVCVYACLVFSMFYPIFVAHVKCAEEREGWKVILIILIIKMTGLSAGLGIFLFQTSQWIQLSDFTEGFLALVGTQALLLLQILTATVYLSWDKHTHMSKPFY is encoded by the exons ATGGCAATCACAG GCATCCCTACAGCAGGCTTTCCCATGGTATCAAGAAAGCATGCAGGCATCAGGATGGGTCTGCTGCAACAGAGGTGCACCGGGCACCTGCTCTGTGCGCTGATCTTCCTCGAGGCTGCCGGGGTCTTGGCATTGATGTTCTACGCACTGCTGTGGGAAGCTGGGAACCTGGTCGACCTCCCTGACAAACGTATTGGCTTTTACAACTTCTGCCTGTGGAACGAGacagctggggagctgcagtgcCTAAAGTACAAGCATCTGCAGGTGATCGGCATCAGCCTACCAGGCATGGCATTAGCCAGGGTTTGTGTGTATGCCTGCCTGGTCTTCAGCATGTTCTACCCCATTTTTGTTGCACATGTGAAGTgtgcagaggagagagagggctGGAAAGTGATCCTCATCATACTCATCATCAAGATGACAGGCCTGTCTGCAGGCCTGGgtatatttcttttccaaacctCGCAGTGGATCCAGCTCTCTGATTTCACTGAGGGCTTCCTGGCACTGGTTGGGACTCAGGCTCTGCTACTGCTCCAGATTCTCACTGCCACTGTGTACCTCAGCTGGGacaagcacacacacatgtCAAAGCCCTTTTACTGA
- the TMEM140 gene encoding transmembrane protein 140 isoform X1, translating to MAITAGIPTAGFPMVSRKHAGIRMGLLQQRCTGHLLCALIFLEAAGVLALMFYALLWEAGNLVDLPDKRIGFYNFCLWNETAGELQCLKYKHLQVIGISLPGMALARVCVYACLVFSMFYPIFVAHVKCAEEREGWKVILIILIIKMTGLSAGLGIFLFQTSQWIQLSDFTEGFLALVGTQALLLLQILTATVYLSWDKHTHMSKPFY from the exons ATGGCAATCACAG CAGGCATCCCTACAGCAGGCTTTCCCATGGTATCAAGAAAGCATGCAGGCATCAGGATGGGTCTGCTGCAACAGAGGTGCACCGGGCACCTGCTCTGTGCGCTGATCTTCCTCGAGGCTGCCGGGGTCTTGGCATTGATGTTCTACGCACTGCTGTGGGAAGCTGGGAACCTGGTCGACCTCCCTGACAAACGTATTGGCTTTTACAACTTCTGCCTGTGGAACGAGacagctggggagctgcagtgcCTAAAGTACAAGCATCTGCAGGTGATCGGCATCAGCCTACCAGGCATGGCATTAGCCAGGGTTTGTGTGTATGCCTGCCTGGTCTTCAGCATGTTCTACCCCATTTTTGTTGCACATGTGAAGTgtgcagaggagagagagggctGGAAAGTGATCCTCATCATACTCATCATCAAGATGACAGGCCTGTCTGCAGGCCTGGgtatatttcttttccaaacctCGCAGTGGATCCAGCTCTCTGATTTCACTGAGGGCTTCCTGGCACTGGTTGGGACTCAGGCTCTGCTACTGCTCCAGATTCTCACTGCCACTGTGTACCTCAGCTGGGacaagcacacacacatgtCAAAGCCCTTTTACTGA